A region from the Triticum urartu cultivar G1812 chromosome 1, Tu2.1, whole genome shotgun sequence genome encodes:
- the LOC125542297 gene encoding wall-associated receptor kinase 1-like (The sequence of the model RefSeq protein was modified relative to this genomic sequence to represent the inferred CDS: added 95 bases not found in genome assembly) — translation MTSTPSQSRLSPLLTLRLLLLLAAAATQRLILQGGAGAEEQEQQRRPITLEGCQAMCGNISIPFPFGIKPGCFVKGFQVTCNDSFDPPRVFLFYNRTAVTYCYNEMGEGAYSAGMLEPTLKRRWEAPVELMDISIAKSEARAYGLVRSDCSTNALDHLLKLQVTWLREPFYLSEKRNVLSSVGFGVEARMGSDLLGSTSYDTTCYSTVGPTCEVAFSKGSILTSFGVTFEPENNTFWENSPCSYGMVVESSWYNFSEEDRRGYEVLSNKYSRGVPVVLDFAFRDGSCPYADGSVRPGYRCVNGNSSCVNATSAEGYFCKCWEHYDGNPYIPNGCQDINECELREQNTDLRDLYPCDGICKNRLGGYDCRCKPGMKGDAIKGTCTEKFPLAAKVVVGLAAMIVVSVLMVMFHQLLKFKRFYEQNGGPA, via the exons ATGACGTCGACCCCGTCGCAATCCCGGCTGAGTCCATTGCTAACTCTAAGACTACTACTTCTCCTTGCAGCAGCAGCAACCCAGCGGTTGATCCTGCAGGGCGGTGCTGGTGCTGAAGAGCAGGAGCAGCAGCGTCGACCCATCACGCTTGAGGGTTGCCAGGCCATGTGTGGCAACATCAGCATCCCCTTCCCGTTCGGCATAAAGCCTGGATGCTTCGTCAAGGGCTTCCAGGTCACCTGCAACGACTCATTCGACCCACCTCGCGTCTTCCTCTTCTACAACAGGACGGCAGTAACATACTGCTACAACGAGATGGGCGAGGGCGCGTACTCGGCGGGCATGTTGGAACCGACGCTGAAGAGGAGGTGGGAAGCACCGGTGGAACTCATGGACATATCGATTGCCAAGAGCGAGGCACGGGCGTACGGACTAGTGAGATCCGACTGCAGCACGAATGCGCTCGACCACCTGCTGAAGCTTCAGGTTACGTGGCTGCGTGAGCCATTCTACCTGTCGGAGAAGCGCAACGTTCTCAGCAGTGTCGGCTTCGGTGTCGAAGCTAGGATGGGCAGCGACTTACTGGGCTCGACGAGCTACGATACGACATGCTATTCAACAGTCGG CCCTACCTGCGAGGTCGCCTTTTCAAAAGGAAGCATCCTCACCTCGTTTGGTGTGACATTCGAACCAGAGAATAACACTTTTTGGGAAAATTCTCCCTGCTCCTACGGCATGGTGGTGGAGAGCTCGTGGTACAACTTCTCTGAGGAGGACAGGCGCGGCTACGAGGTGCTATCCAACAAGTACTCGAGGGGTGTCCCCGTGGTGCTCGATTTCGCCTTTAGGGATGGTTCATGTCCGTATGCGGACGGCTCTGTCCGTCCAGGCTACAGGTGCGTCAACGGCAACAGCTCCTGTGTCAATGCAACCAGTGCCGAAGGCTATTTCTGCAAGTGCTGGGAACATTATGATGGCAACCCTTATATTCCTAATGGATGCCAAG ACATCAACGAGTGCGAGCTCCGGGAACAAAATACCGATCTCCGTGATTTGTATCCTTGTGATGGGATCTGTAAGAACAGGCTGGGAGGCTATGACTGTAGATGCAAACCCGGAATGAAAGGGGACGCCATAAAAGGAACATGTACGGAGAAATTCCCCCTAGCAGCAAAGGTGGTTGTGG